The following is a genomic window from Dehalogenimonas sp. 4OHTPN.
CAGGAGGCGGGCGATAGCGGCTTGAGTCGCCGCGGCATCGATGTCGCCGTCCACGGCGATGATAGCCGGGGCGTCCATGCCGATATGGAATTCCTCGACAAGTACCATAAAGCCGGCTTTGGCGCGCAGGTCATCCGGAAGGCCGGAAATGCCCGACATACCGGTGTTCTTATCGAAGTACGGAGCCATGGCTGCCACCAGGATGCCGGCGACGATGACCATGCTGATGATCGGTTTATGGGTGACTACTTTGACCATTCCAGCCCAAAAACCGGTGACCGCTTCCGATTCTTTCCTGTCGGCGCGGGCGCTGAAGGGCACGTGCACCTTGTTGATGCGGTCGCCCAGGAGGCTGATAATCGCCGGCAGGAGAGTCATTGAAGCGACGATAGCGGTGACGACTACCAGGATCGAGCCGATGCCCATGCTCTTGAAGATGGACAGCGGGAAGACAAGCAGGCCGACCAGGGCGAGAACGACGGTAATGCCGGAGAAGAAGATAGCTTTGTTGGCGGTCCTGCTGGTTACGGCGATAGCTTCAACCTTGTCAAGACCCTTCCGGCGTTCCTCACGGTAGCGGGAGACAATGAATAAAGAGTAGTCGATGCCGACCGCCAGACCCATCATGGTCACCATATTGGTGACGAAAAAGCTGAGATCCATCGCCTGGCCGACCAGCGAGGTCAAGCCCAGCGCGGCGACGATGGCTACAATACCGAGGGCTATAGGCAGGGTGGCGGCTACCAGGGCGCCGAAGACCACGGCCAGAACAACCAGGGCTACCAGGATGCCGATAGTCTCGCCTTTGCTCATCGTCTCTTCCGCCAGTTTGGTGGTGTCGGCGTCGAAGGAAGCGGTGCCTGTATAAAAGATCTCGAAGTCCACGTTGGCGGCGGCAAACGCGTCGCCAACGGCGTAAACTTGGTCGACGTAGTCCGAACCATTCTCCGGCATCAACAGCGGGATCATCATGCTGTGGCGGTCAGCCGAGACCAGTGATTCATCCTGAGTCATGTAGTAATTGACGCCGCCCTTGATGACGCCGTCGCCCAGGGCGGTGAGATCGGCGAAGAGCTTTTCGACCCCCGCACGGTAGGCGGCGCTGTCGACGGTATAGGTTGCCGAGCGAACGATGATCATCTCATCGTCAGTGGACTCAGCTTCAGGATCAATCGGTTGAGCCAGCCGGTCGGTGATCAGGGTATCAGCCTGCCGGGACTCGGGATTATCCATCACCTCGACCTCGGTGACCAGGACGCTGCCCAGAAGAGTCACGATGAGGCCGATGGATACCGCCAGGGATGCCAGCCACAGCCCGATGGTGACCCAGGGACGCCGGGCGGAGGCTCTTGCCAGTGATGAAATGCCGTTGTTCAGATTCATGGTGTTCCTCCCTTTTTTGTCTGCCATAATCATATCCGGGCAAAGCTCCGCCTTTAACCGCCGGTAGGACGGATTTA
Proteins encoded in this region:
- a CDS encoding MMPL family transporter, producing the protein MADKKGRNTMNLNNGISSLARASARRPWVTIGLWLASLAVSIGLIVTLLGSVLVTEVEVMDNPESRQADTLITDRLAQPIDPEAESTDDEMIIVRSATYTVDSAAYRAGVEKLFADLTALGDGVIKGGVNYYMTQDESLVSADRHSMMIPLLMPENGSDYVDQVYAVGDAFAAANVDFEIFYTGTASFDADTTKLAEETMSKGETIGILVALVVLAVVFGALVAATLPIALGIVAIVAALGLTSLVGQAMDLSFFVTNMVTMMGLAVGIDYSLFIVSRYREERRKGLDKVEAIAVTSRTANKAIFFSGITVVLALVGLLVFPLSIFKSMGIGSILVVVTAIVASMTLLPAIISLLGDRINKVHVPFSARADRKESEAVTGFWAGMVKVVTHKPIISMVIVAGILVAAMAPYFDKNTGMSGISGLPDDLRAKAGFMVLVEEFHIGMDAPAIIAVDGDIDAAATQAAIARLLEDIESNSAFSGASVVPYADKDLAIIYAALAGDPQSLDSMNAVAALRTDYIPAAFAGAPARAMVTGATAGTLDFNATTDQYTPIIFAFVLALSFVILTVAFRSVVIPATAILMNLLSVGAAYGLLVLVFQQGVGASLFGFIQVEVIESWLPLMLFALLFGLSMDYQVFLLSRIRERYLKTGNTADAVAFGLSSTGKLITGAALIMVAVFGGFALGDMVMFQQMGFGLAVAVLVDATLVRCVLVPATMTLLGKANWYLPKWLNWLPNISLGETDETPAASAYHAPHRLPVLPGFGPVPSPALVRIDDQVIDNR